A region of Paenibacillus thiaminolyticus DNA encodes the following proteins:
- a CDS encoding toxic anion resistance protein produces the protein MSFSMEVASPEEIQAAIEQEVKPVPEEVAKLKEMADANVATIMTLDIESLENRKEILQSIDAFGMNTMRSSSEKNALLQVSIGRLSKTGDEGGDVAKGLAELHTQLRDLDPGVVDFAKTGFLGKLFNPLRAYFLKYQKADSVIADIVVSLEKGKTTLKNDNTTLEIEQQTLRDLTKKLQKEIQLGTMMDESIEAQIELAKLRNEDPDKIRFITEEVLFPLRQRVMDLQQMLVVNQQGIMAIEVVVRNNKELIRGVDRAKNVTISALKISVTVASALYNQKIVLKKIELLNQTTNNLIASTSRMLKNQGAEIQKQSLEANISVDTLKQAFSDVMSALDSISAYKQDALPKMRHTINQFRELADDGEKQIQRLERGHKLGL, from the coding sequence ATGTCATTTTCAATGGAAGTAGCCAGTCCGGAAGAAATTCAAGCGGCGATTGAACAGGAGGTTAAGCCGGTCCCCGAGGAAGTGGCGAAGCTCAAAGAAATGGCGGATGCCAATGTCGCCACCATTATGACGCTCGATATCGAGTCGCTGGAGAACCGCAAAGAGATTTTGCAATCGATTGACGCCTTTGGTATGAACACGATGCGGTCATCATCCGAGAAAAATGCGCTGCTCCAGGTGTCGATCGGAAGGCTGTCCAAGACCGGCGATGAAGGCGGGGACGTGGCCAAGGGGCTGGCCGAGCTTCACACGCAGCTAAGAGATCTGGACCCGGGCGTAGTCGATTTCGCGAAGACCGGGTTCCTGGGCAAATTGTTCAATCCGCTGCGAGCCTACTTCCTCAAGTACCAAAAAGCCGATTCCGTCATCGCGGATATCGTCGTCTCCTTGGAGAAGGGCAAGACCACGCTCAAAAACGATAACACGACGTTGGAGATCGAGCAGCAGACGCTGCGGGATCTGACCAAAAAGCTGCAAAAGGAAATACAGCTGGGGACAATGATGGATGAATCGATCGAAGCCCAAATCGAGTTGGCGAAGCTGCGCAATGAAGACCCTGACAAAATCCGGTTTATTACCGAGGAAGTGCTGTTCCCGCTGCGTCAACGGGTGATGGATCTGCAGCAGATGCTGGTCGTCAACCAGCAGGGGATTATGGCGATCGAGGTCGTCGTCCGGAATAATAAAGAATTGATTCGCGGCGTAGACAGAGCGAAAAACGTGACGATATCGGCGCTGAAAATCTCTGTAACCGTCGCGAGCGCGCTTTACAATCAAAAGATCGTCTTGAAAAAAATCGAGCTGTTAAATCAAACAACGAACAACCTCATCGCCAGCACGTCGCGCATGCTGAAAAACCAAGGGGCCGAAATCCAGAAGCAATCGCTTGAAGCCAATATTTCGGTCGATACGCTCAAGCAGGCCTTCTCCGATGTCATGTCGGCTCTGGATTCGATTAGCGCCTATAAGCAGGATGCGCTGCCTAAGATGCGCCACACTATCAACCAGTTCCGGGAGTTGGCCGATGACGGCGAGAAGCAGATTCAACGCCTGGAAAGAGGGCATAAGTTGGGATTGTAG
- the pckA gene encoding phosphoenolpyruvate carboxykinase (ATP), protein MGRITVITQNNEKTQLASFHVDESCRNMAVAKLVESAVLNGEGHLTSTGALQVTTGKYTGRSPKDKFIVRDPSAADHIAWGEVNQALTPEQFDSLYNKTIHYMKSRKLFVFDGYAGADRAYRLPVRFINEYAWQNLFVHQLFIRPAADELPYHKPEFTVIAMPGMKADPAVDGTNSETFIAISFERKTVLIGGTHYAGEMKKSIFSVLNYLLPFRGVMPMHCSANVGEAGDTALFFGLSGTGKTTLSADPERRLIGDDEHGWSDAGVFNFEGGCYAKCIGLSQEKEPQIWNAIRFGSVLENVWIKAGTGEADYHNNALTENTRAAYPIDYIQGSIIPGTAGHPNVIIFLTADAFGVLPPVSKLTKEQAMYHFLSGYTSKLAGTERGVAAPEATFSTCFGGPFLPLRPNVYAEMLGDKITQHGVKVYLVNTGWSGGPYGIGERMNLSYTRAMVKAIMNGSIEKASFTPHLVFGMLIPDAVPFVPHELLDPRNVWADKAAYDRKARQLAQLFALNFEKFSGVADTIKLAGPRL, encoded by the coding sequence ATGGGGAGGATAACCGTGATCACGCAAAACAATGAAAAAACTCAATTAGCTAGTTTTCATGTGGATGAATCTTGCCGAAATATGGCGGTTGCCAAGCTGGTGGAGTCCGCTGTCCTGAACGGAGAAGGACATCTCACCTCGACAGGCGCGCTGCAAGTGACGACAGGCAAATATACGGGACGTTCCCCGAAGGATAAGTTCATCGTCAGGGATCCGAGCGCAGCAGACCATATTGCTTGGGGAGAAGTGAATCAGGCTCTTACTCCCGAACAGTTCGACTCGCTGTATAACAAAACGATCCATTATATGAAGAGCCGCAAGCTCTTCGTATTCGATGGCTATGCAGGGGCAGATCGGGCCTATCGGCTTCCTGTCCGCTTTATTAATGAATATGCGTGGCAAAATCTATTCGTTCACCAGTTGTTCATCCGCCCTGCGGCAGATGAATTGCCGTACCATAAACCTGAATTTACCGTGATTGCGATGCCTGGCATGAAGGCGGATCCGGCTGTGGACGGGACAAATTCCGAGACCTTCATTGCCATTTCCTTCGAAAGAAAGACCGTCCTGATCGGCGGAACCCACTATGCGGGGGAGATGAAGAAATCGATATTCAGCGTGCTGAACTATTTGCTTCCCTTCCGCGGCGTCATGCCGATGCACTGTTCGGCGAATGTAGGGGAGGCTGGAGATACGGCGTTGTTCTTCGGATTATCGGGGACAGGCAAGACGACGCTGTCGGCCGACCCGGAACGCCGCTTAATCGGCGATGATGAGCATGGCTGGTCCGATGCGGGCGTATTCAACTTCGAAGGCGGCTGCTATGCCAAATGCATTGGGCTGTCGCAGGAGAAAGAGCCGCAAATCTGGAATGCGATCCGATTCGGATCCGTCCTGGAAAACGTGTGGATTAAAGCCGGAACCGGCGAGGCGGACTACCATAATAATGCACTGACGGAGAACACGCGGGCCGCTTATCCGATTGATTATATTCAAGGCTCGATCATACCTGGAACCGCCGGCCATCCGAACGTCATTATCTTTTTAACCGCAGATGCCTTTGGCGTGCTCCCTCCAGTGTCCAAGCTGACGAAGGAGCAGGCGATGTATCACTTTCTGTCCGGCTATACGTCCAAGCTGGCGGGTACGGAACGCGGCGTCGCCGCACCGGAAGCAACCTTCTCGACATGCTTCGGAGGTCCCTTCCTTCCGTTGAGACCGAATGTGTACGCGGAAATGCTCGGCGACAAAATCACGCAGCACGGCGTAAAGGTTTATTTGGTCAATACCGGGTGGAGCGGCGGTCCTTACGGGATTGGCGAGCGGATGAATCTGTCGTATACAAGAGCGATGGTCAAGGCGATTATGAATGGGAGTATCGAGAAGGCATCCTTCACTCCTCATCTTGTATTCGGCATGCTTATCCCTGATGCGGTGCCGTTCGTCCCCCATGAACTGCTCGATCCGAGGAACGTATGGGCAGATAAAGCGGCCTATGATCGGAAGGCGAGGCAGCTGGCGCAGCTCTTTGCTCTAAATTTCGAAAAATTCAGCGGTGTAGCGGATACTATCAAGCTTGCCGGCCCGCGGCTGTAG